The window AATAAAGTTATCACCATAATCTGCAAAACTCTCCGAGAGTTTCAGTATTTTCTCATCTTCCATATTCGCTGAACCATTATCAAGTATACAAAGCCGAAAGGGTTTGCCGTTGTGGACGTGGTAAAGGAATACGTTTTACTTTATAAATGTTATCGCTATCACCCAACATTTTTTCATAAAGTCTAGCTATATAT is drawn from Spirochaetaceae bacterium and contains these coding sequences:
- a CDS encoding Rpn family recombination-promoting nuclease/putative transposase, whose protein sequence is MDRVNDISFEVDGKLVVLIEHQSTINDNMPIRLLLYIARLYEKMLGDSDNIYKVKRIPLPRPQRQTLSALYT